The following are encoded together in the Bacteroidota bacterium genome:
- a CDS encoding beta-galactosidase, whose product MRIVAFLLLLLVTVPNHRLRSQTFTIGDSAFLLDGKPFQIRSGEMHAARIPPEYWRHRLQMVHAMGCNTVCAYLFWNMHEPQPGMFDFTGPANAAEYCRIARDEGLKVILRPGPYSCAEWEFGGLPSWLLKYSDIKVRTRDARYLDAVRRYFIEVGKQLSPLQITHGGPIIMVQVENEYGSYGSDREYIGSVRDYLKEAGFDVPFFTCDGASQLPNDTRPEIFSVVNFGDDPKGSFESLRKIRPLGPLMCGEYYPGWFDSWGKQHHTGSTENVLNDLRYMLENNASFSIYMVHGGTSFGFSAGANSPPFLPQCTSYDYDAPIDEMGRSTPKYQAIRELFAKHLLPGESLPDIPPPNPVIGVPPVELNESAGLFANLGPGHRVGTPLPMEMFDQITGCILYRTRLEAGSGGALKIKEAHDIARIFVDGKRVGTLDRRYKKKTPLAIGPFTSEVTLDILVEAMGRVNYGKDIHDRKGITEKVELFDGKTTRELTGWEVYTLPLDRQMLGGLKFSSQTIPGPAFHRGVFKLKKPGDTFLDMHGWGKGNVWVNGHHLGRFWHIGPQQTLYLPGVWLKEGDNEIVALELEENQERTIAGLTEPILNRVETDESAPPMPVRPHGVLRLLSEDLVKRGSFPDGSSHSDFTFTPVTCRFICLQSLSSQRNDPFASVSELYVLDTEHRPLQRDKWSVEFVDSEELEGEDGRAENVFDDDAETIWHSQWSASKPQHPHSLVIDLGESQTVCGFRYVPRPTNSPGRIKEFKFYARPKPFEIDK is encoded by the coding sequence GTGCGCATTGTTGCTTTCCTGTTATTGTTGCTCGTTACCGTGCCGAATCATCGTCTGCGCTCTCAAACGTTTACAATCGGGGACAGCGCCTTTTTATTGGACGGCAAGCCGTTTCAGATACGCTCGGGTGAGATGCACGCCGCGCGAATCCCCCCGGAGTACTGGCGCCACCGTCTGCAAATGGTTCACGCCATGGGCTGCAACACGGTCTGCGCGTACCTTTTTTGGAATATGCACGAGCCTCAACCGGGAATGTTCGACTTCACCGGCCCGGCGAATGCGGCCGAATACTGCCGCATAGCCCGGGACGAAGGCCTGAAGGTCATCCTCCGTCCGGGGCCGTACTCCTGTGCCGAATGGGAGTTCGGGGGTCTGCCATCCTGGCTTCTGAAGTATTCCGATATCAAAGTGCGCACCCGGGATGCCCGATATCTTGACGCCGTCCGCCGCTATTTCATTGAAGTAGGCAAACAACTTTCTCCGCTTCAGATCACGCACGGCGGCCCCATCATTATGGTGCAGGTCGAAAACGAATACGGCAGTTACGGAAGTGACCGCGAATATATCGGATCGGTGCGGGACTATCTCAAGGAAGCCGGCTTTGATGTCCCATTCTTCACGTGCGACGGCGCGAGCCAGCTTCCCAACGACACGCGACCCGAGATTTTCTCTGTTGTCAATTTCGGCGACGACCCGAAAGGCAGTTTTGAATCTCTCCGCAAAATCCGGCCCTTGGGTCCGCTCATGTGCGGCGAGTACTACCCGGGATGGTTTGATTCCTGGGGGAAACAACATCACACGGGCTCGACGGAGAATGTTCTCAACGATCTCCGTTACATGCTCGAGAATAATGCCTCGTTCAGCATCTACATGGTCCACGGGGGGACAAGCTTTGGGTTCTCGGCAGGCGCCAACAGTCCGCCCTTCCTGCCTCAGTGCACGAGCTATGATTACGACGCGCCGATTGACGAGATGGGACGCTCCACACCAAAGTATCAGGCCATCCGGGAGCTTTTCGCGAAACATCTCCTGCCGGGAGAGTCTCTCCCCGATATTCCGCCACCGAATCCGGTGATTGGAGTACCTCCGGTCGAGCTGAACGAGAGCGCCGGACTCTTCGCCAATCTCGGGCCCGGTCATCGGGTCGGGACTCCGTTGCCCATGGAAATGTTCGACCAAATCACCGGCTGCATACTCTATCGTACCCGTCTGGAGGCCGGATCAGGCGGAGCGCTGAAAATCAAAGAGGCACACGACATCGCGCGAATCTTCGTAGACGGAAAACGGGTTGGCACACTCGATCGGCGGTACAAGAAGAAGACCCCTCTTGCCATCGGTCCGTTCACGAGTGAAGTCACGCTGGATATTCTCGTGGAGGCGATGGGTCGCGTGAATTATGGCAAAGACATTCATGACCGGAAGGGTATTACAGAGAAGGTCGAGCTATTCGATGGTAAGACAACCCGCGAGCTGACGGGTTGGGAAGTCTACACGCTCCCGCTTGATCGCCAGATGCTCGGGGGCTTGAAATTCTCTTCTCAGACAATTCCCGGACCCGCCTTTCATCGCGGGGTTTTCAAGCTCAAAAAGCCCGGCGACACTTTTCTCGACATGCACGGCTGGGGAAAGGGGAATGTGTGGGTGAATGGGCATCATCTCGGAAGATTCTGGCACATCGGGCCTCAGCAAACGCTTTATCTTCCGGGGGTCTGGTTGAAGGAAGGTGACAATGAGATCGTTGCCCTGGAGTTGGAAGAGAATCAGGAGAGAACAATCGCGGGTTTGACTGAGCCGATTCTCAACCGGGTGGAGACAGATGAATCGGCGCCACCAATGCCAGTCCGCCCTCACGGCGTTCTCCGGCTCCTTTCAGAGGATCTTGTGAAACGGGGGTCCTTCCCGGATGGATCTTCGCATTCGGATTTCACGTTCACACCCGTCACCTGCCGGTTTATTTGCCTTCAGTCTCTCTCCTCGCAACGGAACGATCCATTTGCTTCCGTCAGTGAGCTCTACGTCCTGGATACAGAGCATCGGCCGTTGCAGCGCGACAAGTGGAGCGTTGAGTTTGTGGACAGTGAAGAACTTGAAGGTGAAGACGGCCGGGCGGAAAATGTGTTCGATGATGACGCGGAAACGATCTGGCATTCACAGTGGTCTGCAAGCAAACCGCAGCATCCCCATTCGTTGGTGATCGACCTTGGAGAATCACAAACCGTTTGCGGGTTCCGGTATGTTCCCCGTCCCACGAACAGCCCGGGAAGAATCAAAGAATTCAAATTCTATGCCCGCCCGAAGCCGTTCGAGATCGACAAGTAG
- a CDS encoding galactokinase family protein: MSALNHLTISTPGRICLFGEHQDYLHLPVIPAAISLRIMIEGTRRQDQSVRIRLPDIGSEEEFSLVGPLVYTRERDYFRSAVNVLRRAGLTFAAGFDCIVRGNIPINAGTSSSSALVVSWVNFLARMSDQRQTLPAEQCARYAVEAEVLEFHEPGGMMDQYSTASGGLLFIGFHPGVSVERIDAKLRTFVLGDSGEAKNTKQILARVKNRVLDIVSRLSKDSPGFSLHTLTADRLDEWKDALGCEQFDLLTGTVRNHMITLEARQLLAKQPLDHRRLGGLLSNHQVVLRDVLKISTPKIDAMLDAALDAGAYGGKINGSGGGGCMFAYAPEQPEIVAEAIRRAGGTAYIISVDAGTRVDAED, from the coding sequence ATGAGCGCTCTCAATCACCTCACGATTTCGACCCCCGGAAGGATCTGTCTGTTCGGAGAGCATCAGGATTACCTCCATTTGCCCGTTATCCCCGCCGCCATTTCCCTGCGCATCATGATTGAAGGGACCCGGAGGCAGGATCAATCCGTGCGGATCCGGTTGCCCGATATCGGCTCAGAAGAGGAGTTCTCCCTCGTCGGACCGCTGGTGTACACGCGTGAACGGGATTATTTTCGCAGTGCCGTGAATGTTCTGCGCCGGGCGGGGCTCACGTTTGCGGCCGGTTTCGACTGCATCGTTCGGGGTAACATCCCGATCAATGCCGGAACATCAAGTTCCTCGGCCCTCGTCGTGAGCTGGGTGAATTTTCTCGCACGGATGAGCGATCAGAGGCAAACACTCCCCGCGGAGCAGTGCGCGCGATACGCCGTGGAGGCGGAGGTGCTCGAATTTCACGAACCCGGGGGGATGATGGACCAGTATTCGACCGCGTCCGGCGGGCTTCTCTTCATCGGCTTTCATCCCGGGGTGTCAGTCGAACGGATCGACGCGAAACTCAGGACGTTTGTCCTCGGCGATTCCGGTGAAGCAAAAAACACCAAACAGATTTTGGCGCGGGTGAAGAACCGGGTGCTCGATATTGTGAGTCGACTTTCAAAAGACTCTCCGGGCTTCTCGTTGCACACGCTCACTGCGGATCGGCTGGATGAGTGGAAAGATGCGCTCGGTTGTGAGCAATTCGACCTGCTCACCGGGACTGTTCGTAACCATATGATTACACTTGAGGCGAGACAACTTCTCGCGAAGCAGCCTCTCGATCATCGGCGGCTCGGCGGTTTGCTCAGCAACCATCAGGTCGTGCTGCGGGACGTGCTGAAGATATCCACACCCAAAATTGACGCAATGCTCGATGCTGCCCTCGACGCGGGCGCCTATGGAGGTAAGATCAACGGCTCGGGGGGAGGCGGGTGTATGTTTGCGTATGCGCCGGAGCAACCCGAGATCGTGGCTGAGGCAATAAGGCGGGCCGGCGGCACAGCCTATATCATTTCGGTCGATGCCGGCACGCGTGTCGATGCCGAGGATTAG